Proteins encoded in a region of the Watersipora subatra chromosome 5, tzWatSuba1.1, whole genome shotgun sequence genome:
- the LOC137396610 gene encoding uncharacterized protein codes for MISPQASSWIDSVTGNLEDNQDCLVPATISETTTEHHVAEYAGDDNGFYCQLSKSELSSPYTSGTSTPTGTTDDIMERFMMFPDDWPGSTIPSMSLIAQAKDEQQHCLSLVDQQDYKHVSTSSSGDNNSEFTDSSSEDGQQAGQCLPDILTRPVKNMTNEDKRLRRKELNRLAAQRSRQKKKSVASTFEKEVKRLTKRNADLRLELISLETSKTKLYENLKKHFKLCRSNNTRPNPSNFNNFNDGQLKRAAAADAKLETSSPCRANVSEATNVYSSSGGRPAYTGHSNLSQGFDSAFD; via the exons ATGATTTCACCTCAAGCTTCATCTTGGATAGATTCAGTAACAGGTAACCTTGAGGATAACCAGGATTGTCTAGTGCCCGCAACTATATCCGAAACGACAACTGAACATCACGTTGCTGAGTATGCTGGTGATGACAACGGATTCTACTGCCAACTTTCCAAGAGTGAACTCTCAAGTCCATATACCTCTG GAACAAGCACACCAACGGGTACAACTGATGACATTATGGAGCGGTTCATGATGTTTCCTGATGACTGGCCGGGTTCTACGATACCAAGCATGTCTCTAATTGCTCAAGCCAAAGATGAACAACAGCACTGTTTGTCACTAGTAGACCAGCAAGACTATAAACATGTCTCAACATCTTCCTCTGGAGATAACAACTCCGAATTCACAGATTCTTCTAGTGAGGATGGGCAACAAGCTGGCCAATGTTTGCCGGATATTTTGACTCGGCCTGTG AAAAATATGACTAATGAGGATAAGAGACTGAGGAGAAAAGAGTTGAATCGTCTGGCCGCACAGAGATCCCGACAAAAGAAGAAATCAGTGGCCTCTACATTTGAAAAG GAAGTGAAGAGACTAACGAAGAGGAATGCTGACTTGAGACTCGAGCTCATTTCGCTGGAAACATCAAAGACTAAGCTCTATGAGAACCTTAAGAAGCATTTTAAGCTCTGCCGCTCCAACAATACTCGCCCTAATCCGAGtaattttaataactttaaTGATGGACAGCTGAAGAGGGCAGCTGCTGCCGATGCAAAGTTGGAGACATCGAGTCCTTGTCGTGCCAATGTATCTGAGGCAACAAATGTATACAGTTCTTCAGGTGGCCGTCCGGCTTACACTGGCCACAGTAATCTGTCGCAAGGCTTTGATTCTGCCTTCGATTGA